In Isoptericola variabilis 225, the genomic window GTTCGTGGACTCGTCGACGAGGATGAACGCGCCGGTCTGGCGGTTCTGCCGGTACGGGTCGACGAACAGCGGCTGGGTCACGCGCAGCCGGATGCGGCCGATCTCGTTGAGCCGGATCTCCGTGGCGTCCTCGTCGCGGTGCAGCGTGTTGACGTCGACGCGGTAGTTGATCTCCTTGACCATCGCGCGGGCCCAGCGGGTCGTGTGCTTGATGGCGTACTTCTTGCCCTGCACCAGCGGCGCCGACTCGTCCATCCAGCAGACCTGGGCGTCGAGGTCCTGCAGTGCCGCGGGCGTGTTGTTGGGCCGGCAGATCATGTCGCCGCGCGAGATGTCGATCTCGTCGGTGAGGCGCACGGTCACGGACATGGGCGGGAACGCCTCCGCGACCGGACCGTCCGCCGTCTCGATCGACGCGATGGTCGTCTCGAGGCCCGACGGCAGCGCGAGCACCTTGTCGCCCGGCTTCATGACGCCGGACGCGACGGTGCCGGCGTACCCGCGGTAGTCGCGCGCGTCGTGCGACTGGGGGCGGATGACGTACTGGACCGGGAAGCGCACGTCGATGAGGTTGCGGTCCGAGGCGACGTGGAGCCGCTCGAGGTGGCTCAGCAGCGGCGACCCGTCGAACCACGGCATGTTCTCGCTGCGGTTGACGACGTTGTCGCCGACCAGCGCGGAGATGGGGATGAACGTCAGGTCCGGCACCCGCAGGCGGGCGGCGAACTCGGTGAACTCGGCCCGGATGCGCTCGAAGACGTCCTCCGAGTAGTCGACGAGGTCCATCTTGTTGACGCAGACGACGACGTGCGGCACGCCCAGCAGCGTGGCCAGGAACGTGTGCCGCCGGCTCTGCTCGAGCACGCCCTTGCGCGCGTCGACGAGGATGAGTGCGACGTCGGCCGTCGAGGCCCCGGTCACCATGTTGCGGGTGTACTGGATGTGGCCGGGGGTGTCCGCGATGATGAACTTGCGCTTCGGCGTCGCGAAGTAGCGGTAGGCGACGTCGATCGTGATGCCCTGCTCGCGCTCGGCGCGCAGGCCGTCGGTGAGGAGCGCGAGGTCGGTGTAGTCGTTGCCGCGGTCCTTGGAGACCTGCTCGACGGACTCCAGCTGGTCCTCGAAGATCGTCTTGGAGTCGAACAGCAGCCGGCCGATGAGGGTCGACTTGCCGTCGTCGACGGAGCCGGCCGTGGCGAACCGCAGCAGGTCGACGCGACGCTCGGGCGCCGTGCCGAAGGTCGTGGCGTGCGTGGTGGCGGTCATGTCTAGAAGTAGCCCTCTCGCTTCCGGTCCTCCATGGCGGCCTCGCTCACGCGGTCGTCGCCGCGGGTCGCGCCGCGCTCGGTGAGGCGCACGGCCGCGATCTCCTCGACGATCTCGCGCAGCGTCGAGGCGGTGGACTCGACGCACGCCGTGAGATTCGCGTCGCCCACCGTGCGGTACCGCACCGAGCGGACCTCGGACGTCTCACCGTCGCGCAGCGGCGTGAACTCGTTGACCTCGTAGAGCATCCCGCCGCGGCCCACGACCTCCCGCTCGCGCGCCAGGTACAGGTCGGGGATGTCGATGTTCTCGGCCTCGATGTAGGACCAGATGTCGAGCTCGGTCCAGTTCGACAGCGGGAACACGCGGATCGACTCGCCCTGGTGGACGCGGCCGTTGTAGAGGTTCCAGATCTCGGGCCGCTGGTTCTTCGGGTCCCACTGGCCGAACTCGTCGCGGAAGGAGAACACGCGCTCCTTGGCGCGCGCCTTCTCCTCGTCGCGGCGGCCGCCGCCGAACGCCGCGTCGAACCCGTTCTTCTCGAGGGCCTCGAGCAGGACGGGCGTCTGGATGCGGTTGCGCGAGCCGTTGGGCTCGGGGCGCACGAGCCCGCGGTCGATCGCCTCCTGGACCGAGGCGACGACGAGCTGGACCCCGAGCCGCTCGACCCACCGGTCGCGGCAGTCGAGCACGGTCCGGAAGTTCAGCCCCGTGTCGACGTGCATCACCGGGAACGGGATGCGCGCCGGCGCGAACGCCTTGGCCGCGAGGTGGAGCATCACGATCGAGTCCTTGCCGCCCGAGAAGAGCAGACAGGGGCGCTCCATCTCCGCGACGACCTCGCGGAAGATGTGGATGCTCTCCGCCTCGAGGTTGCGTAGCTGGCTCAGGACGTGAGTCGTCACGGCTGGGCACCTTCCTTGCTTCTCGGACCGGTCTGGGACAGCGCCGCACGCAGGTGCGGCGCCAGGGCCGGGT contains:
- the cysN gene encoding sulfate adenylyltransferase subunit CysN; translated protein: MTATTHATTFGTAPERRVDLLRFATAGSVDDGKSTLIGRLLFDSKTIFEDQLESVEQVSKDRGNDYTDLALLTDGLRAEREQGITIDVAYRYFATPKRKFIIADTPGHIQYTRNMVTGASTADVALILVDARKGVLEQSRRHTFLATLLGVPHVVVCVNKMDLVDYSEDVFERIRAEFTEFAARLRVPDLTFIPISALVGDNVVNRSENMPWFDGSPLLSHLERLHVASDRNLIDVRFPVQYVIRPQSHDARDYRGYAGTVASGVMKPGDKVLALPSGLETTIASIETADGPVAEAFPPMSVTVRLTDEIDISRGDMICRPNNTPAALQDLDAQVCWMDESAPLVQGKKYAIKHTTRWARAMVKEINYRVDVNTLHRDEDATEIRLNEIGRIRLRVTQPLFVDPYRQNRQTGAFILVDESTNKTVAAGMVGGLPHSV
- the cysD gene encoding sulfate adenylyltransferase subunit CysD, which codes for MTTHVLSQLRNLEAESIHIFREVVAEMERPCLLFSGGKDSIVMLHLAAKAFAPARIPFPVMHVDTGLNFRTVLDCRDRWVERLGVQLVVASVQEAIDRGLVRPEPNGSRNRIQTPVLLEALEKNGFDAAFGGGRRDEEKARAKERVFSFRDEFGQWDPKNQRPEIWNLYNGRVHQGESIRVFPLSNWTELDIWSYIEAENIDIPDLYLAREREVVGRGGMLYEVNEFTPLRDGETSEVRSVRYRTVGDANLTACVESTASTLREIVEEIAAVRLTERGATRGDDRVSEAAMEDRKREGYF